One genomic segment of Ascaphus truei isolate aAscTru1 chromosome 23, aAscTru1.hap1, whole genome shotgun sequence includes these proteins:
- the LOC142472976 gene encoding keratin, type I cytoskeletal 19-like, which produces MSHCKPHKAHHGGSHMSHHGGSHHGGYGGKGISSSKHSSFGHGCGYGSVHGGSSHGSHFSSFGGNGGSKNDGLFGINEKETMQLLNDRLSSYLERVNSLEQENAQLERKICEWYANNAPSSSPDFSQYYSVIQELQCQIAAATVENAGIVLQIDNARLAIDDFRNKYETEVSLRNNVEADANGLRRVLEGLNMERCDLEMQVQGLQDELQQMRSNHEEEVNSLRAQLGARVNVEVNAAPSADLNGALSEIREQYENMMERNMREVESMFLQRSEELNRQVASGSEQLVSVQSEVTELKRCAQSLEIELQSQLSMKSALEGSLAETQAGYSSQLSQLQGMINNVEGQLGQIRSDLENQNYEYRVLMDQKTHLEMEIATYKRLLDGQDMHIPQCHSSGGSHGSHHSNSGHQSTEHGQKASC; this is translated from the exons ATGAGCCACTGCAAACCCCATAAAGCCCATCATGGAGGCTCCCACATGTCCCATCATGGAGGATCTCATCATGGAGGATACGGAGGTAAAGGAATTTCCAGCTCCAAACACTCTTCTTTCGGTCATGGATGTGGCTATGGAAGTGTACATGGTGGCTCTAGTCATGGAAGCCACTTTAGCAGCTTTGGGGGTAACGGTGGTTCTAAAAATGATGGCCTGTTCGGTATCAATGAGAAGGAAACCATGCAGCTTCTGAATGACCGACTTTCATCTTACCTGGAGAGAGTGAACTCACTGGAGCAGGAAAATGCCCAGCTGGAGAGAAAGATCTGTGAGTGGTATGCAAACAATGCCCCCAGCTCATCCCCTGACTTCAGTCAGTACTACAGTGTTATTCAGGAGCTCCAGTGTCAG ATCGCTGCAGCCACTGTGGAGAATGCCGGGATTGTTCTGCAGATAGACAATGCCCGACTGGCTATAGATGACTTCAGAAACAA GTATGAGACGGAGGTCAGCCTGAGGAACAATGTTGAGGCTGATGCGAATGGTCTGCGCAGAGTCCTGGAAGGGCTGAACATGGAGAGGTGTGACCTGGAGATGCAAGTTCAAGGCCTCCAGGATGAACTGCAGCAAATGAGGAGTAACCATGAAGAG GAGGTGAACTCTCTCCGCGCTCAGCTGGGCGCCAGAGTCAACGTGGAAGTGAACGCTGCTCCATCTGCAGATTTGAACGGAGCCTTGTCTGAGATCCGAGAGCAATATGAAAACATGATGGAGAGGAACATGAGGGAGGTTGAGAGCATGTTCCTTCAAAGG AGTGAGGAACTGAATCGTCAGGTGGCGTCCGGTTCTGAGCAGCTGGTGTCAGTGCAAAGTGAGGTCACCGAGTTGAAGCGCTGTGCGCAGAGCCTGGAGATTGAGCTTCAGAGCCAGCTGAGCATG AAATCAGCCCTGGAAGGCAGTTTGGCAGAGACACAGGCCGGTTATAGCTCCCAGCTCAGCCAGTTACAGGGCATGATCAACAACGTGGAAGGGCAGCTGGGTCAGATCCGATCTGATCTGGAGAACCAGAACTATGAGTACAGAGTTCTCATGGACCAGAAGACACATCTAGAGATGGAGATTGCCACATACAAACGCCTGCTGGATGGACAGGACATGCA CATTCCCCAGTGCCATTCCTCAGGAGGCAGCCATG GATCTCACCACAGCAATTCAGGTCATCAATCCACAGAACATGGCCAGAAAGCCAGCTGTTAG